Proteins co-encoded in one Helicoverpa zea isolate HzStark_Cry1AcR chromosome 30, ilHelZeax1.1, whole genome shotgun sequence genomic window:
- the LOC124644569 gene encoding mucin-22-like isoform X8 has protein sequence MVSIKFLALLAVVAIVAGSPHHKSIKKKVPYAWTVSSSGSSGVTAGASAAGNAGANAVAFSSLRFLAKGIADRNSLSYKAFKWIGGRTAVSSVNDALDIVLTAAAGVGGLINLWIPGLGSLFSSLVIASARISYCVVGQPSSSHFGLVRDGKANINICANGNYGAKWGWKAYAGDYSNAALVIKGYGLENASAKVNQFLAAKGGIQALDGYEKKIASAIVVVAKLFDRDVKTWSSQDVNTVFAKSTEVLGWLANSYYPRLGGYVLADFLRLGSNKNVVNVGLDLSIFQDQLNQISSYKIQQQLLSGVKKCTDQDFNKANDDDDDDDDDDSDENQSDNGTTTKTVSAGGSQTNTGSTIGSTSTTGSGSTTGSTSTTKTVTENGSQINSGSTKTTGSTTGSSSTTGSSSTTGSSSTTGSGSTKGSTSSTGSGSTTGSTSTTKTVTENGSQINSGSTKTTGSTTGSSSTTGTGSTIGTGSTTGSGSTTGSTSTTKTATEGGFQTNTGTTKTTGSTTSSGSTTGTGSTTGSGLTTGSGSTSTTKTVTEGGSQTTSGSTTKSVSTTGSTSTTGTGSTTGTGSTTGSGSTTKSVTEGGSQTTSGSTTDSESQTYNSNNNSDNDSDNNTGNAGQKHKRSDLSDDVNGNDDSDKIEKKKKLINDLINKGKQKQGKAGSTTDVSKTNSGSSTTVTGSGSTTSSGSTTSSGTTTTKGSSTKTVSEGGSQISSGTTTSSGSTTGTGSTSGSGSTTGSGSTSTTKTVTEGGSETTKTTGSTTSSGSTTGTGSTTGTGSSTGSTSSTGSGSTTGSGSTSTTKTVTEGGSQTSSGTTKTTGSTIGSGSTTGSSSTTGSGSTTGSGSTTGSASATGSGSTTGSGSTSTTKTVTEGGSQTSSGTTKTTGSTTGSGSTTGSSSTTGSGSTTGTGSTTGTGSTTSSGSTTGSGSTTGTGSTSTTKTVTEGGSQTTKTSSTTGSGSTTGSGSTTGTGSTSSTGSTSTTKTVTESGSGSTTGSGSTKSSGSTTGTGSTTGTGSTTGTGSTTSSGSTTGSGSTTGTGSTSTTKTVTEGGSQTTKTSSTTGSGSTTGSGSTTGTGSTSSTGSTSTTKTVTESGSKTDSGSTKTTGSTTGTGSTTGSGSTTGTGSTTGTGSTTGSSSTTGSASATGSGSTTGSGSTSTTKTVTEGGSQTSSGTTKTTGSTTGSGSTTGSSSTTGSGSTTGSGSTTGSSSTTGSGSTTGSGSTTGSASATGTGSSTGSGSTTGTGSTSTTKTVTESGSQTSSGTTKTTGSTTETGSTTGSGSTTGSGSTTGSGSTTSSGSTTGTGSTTGSGSTTGSGSTTGSASATGSGSTTGSGSTSTTKTVTEGGSQTSSGTTKTTGSTTGSGSTTGSSSTTGSGSTTGSGSTTGSSSTTGSGSTTGSGSTTGSASATGTGSSTGSGSTTGTGSTSTTKTVTESGSQTSSGTTKTTGSTTETGSTTGSGSTTGSGSTTGSGSTSTTNTVTESGSQNDSGTTKTTGSTTGSGSTTSSGSTTGSSSTTGSGSTTGTGSTTGTGSTTGSSSTTGSGSTTGTGSTTSSGSTTGSGSTTGSGSTTGSASTSTTKTVTEGGSQTSSGTTKTTGSTTGTGSTSGSGSTTGSGSTTGSSSTTGSGSTTGSSSTTGSGSTTGSSSTTGSGSTTGSGSTTGSGSTTATGSTTGSSSTTGSGSTTGSSSTTGSGSTTGSSSTTGSGSTSTTKTVTEGGSQTSSGTTKTTGSTTSSGSTTGSGSTTGSGSATGSGSATGSGSATGSGSATGSSSTTGSGSTTGSSSTTGSGSTTGSGSTTGSGSTTGTGSTTGSSSTTGSGSTTGSSSTTGSGSTTGSSSTTGSGSTTGSGSTTGSGSTTGTGSSTSSGSGTGSTTSSGSTTGSGSTTGSSSNTGSSSATGSGSANSGTGSNNGYGDEYTKISSTNESSDFSDGSEDSYNQKKVENGKTIEASGSKVEESEGNSASSSYSEERKNRDGSYSKVEKKSSNDAESNSSVADESKSETSSDGSFHSQKHHHVSHSSKKSSSDSSYSYSSN, from the exons aTGGTGTCTATCAAGTTCCTTGCACTCCTGGCAGTG GTGGCCATAGTGGCAGGGTCTCCCCACCACAAATCTATTAAGAAGAAAGTGCCCTACGCCTGGACAGTCAGTTCTTCAGGAAGTTCAGGGGTCACAGCCGGGGCTTCGGCCGCTGGAAATGCTGGT GCAAATGCAGTAGCTTTCAGCAGTCTTA GATTCTTGGCCAAAGGAATAGCTG aTCGTAACTCATTGTCCTACAAAGCCTTCAAATGGATTGGCGGCAGAA CTGCGGTGTCATCAGTGAATGATGCTTTGGATATAGTTCTGACGGCAGCCGCTGGAGTCGGTGGTCTCATCAATCTATGGATTCCTGGAC TTGGCAGTCTCTTTTCATCAC TGGTAATTGCAAGTGCTAGAATCAGCTACTGTGTGGTTGGACAACCGTCAAGCTCTCACTTCGGACTGGTTCGCGATGGAAAAGCTAACA TCAACATCTGCGCTAACGGTAACTACGGAGCCAAATGGGGCTGGAAGGCGTACGCTGGTGATTACTCCAATGCCGCTCTGGTGATCAAGGGTTACGGCTTAGAGAATGCTTCGGCTAAGGTCAACCAGTTCCTTGCTGCTAAGGGTGGCATCCAGGCTTTGGATG GATATGAAAAGAAGATCGCAAGCGCCATCGTCGTTGTTGCTAAGCTTTTCGACc gtGATGTCAAGACCTGGTCATCACAGGATGTTAACACCGTATTCGcaaaat cGACCGAAGTATTGGGATGGCTCGCAAACTCCTACTACCCACGCC ttgGAGGATACGTTTTAGCTG ATTTCCTCCGCCTTGGTTCTAACAAGAATGTCGTTAATGTAGGATTAG ATCTATCAATCTTCCAAGACCAACTGAACCAAATTTCATCATACAAAATCCAGCAACAGCTTTTATCTGGCGTGAAGAAGTGTACCGACCAAGACTTCAATAAAGCaaacgatgatgatgatgatgacgatgacgaCGATTCTGATGAAAACCAGTCTGACAACGGAACAACCACGAAGACTGTGTCTGCCGGTGGTTCACAAACCAACACCGGATCAACCATAGGTTCCACatcaaccacaggttccggatcaaccacaggttccACATCAACCACGAAGACTGTAACTGAAAATGGTTCCCAAATCAACTCCGGATCAACCAAAACAACCggatcaaccacaggttccTCATCAACGACAGGTTCCTCATCAACGACAGGTTCCTCATCAACGACAGGTTCCGGATCAACCAAAGGTTCCACATCATCGACAGGTTCCggatcaaccacaggttccACGTCAACCACGAAGACTGTAACTGAAAATGGTTCCCAAATCAACTCCGGATCAACCAAAACAACCggatcaaccacaggttccTCATCAACCACAGGAACTGGATCAACCATAGGAACCGGATCTACCACAGGTTCCggatcaaccacaggttccACATCAACCACGAAGACTGCAACTGAAGGTGGTTTCCAAACCAACACCGGAACAACCAAAACAACCGGATCAACCACATCTTCCGGATCAACCACAGGAACCggatcaaccacaggttccggATTAACGACAGGTTCCGGTTCCACATCAACCACGAAGACTGTAACTGAAGGTGGTTCCCAAACCACCTCCGGATCAACCACGAAGTCCGTATCTACCACAGGTTCCACATCAACCACAGGAACCGGATCAACGACAGGTACCggatcaaccacaggttccggCTCAACCACAAAGTCTGTAACTGAAGGTGGTTCCCAAACCACCTCCGGATCAACCACTGACTCAGAATCTCAAACCTACAACTCTAACAACAATTCTGACAATGATTCTGATAACAACACAGGTAATGCTGGTCAGAAACACAAAAGATCTGATTTATCTGACGATGTGAACGGAAACGATGATTCCGATAAGATCgaaaagaagaagaaattgATCAATGATCTGATTAACAAGGGCAAACAAAAGCAAGGCAAGGCTGGATCAACCACTGACGTTAGCAAAACCAACTCCGGTTCATCTACGACTGTTACGGGCTCTGGTTCCACAACCAGCTCCGGATCAACCACGAGTTCTGGAACAACCACGACTAAAGGATCATCTACTAAGACTGTATCTGAAGGTGGTTCCCAAATCAGCTCCGGAACTACCACATCTTCCGGATCAACCACAGGAACGGGATCAACCTCAGGTTCCGGCTCAACCACAGGTTCCGGATCCACATCAACCACGAAGACTGTAACTGAAGGTGGTTCCGAAACAACCAAAACAACCGGATCAACCACATCTTCCGGATCAACCACAGGAACCGGATCAACCACAGGAACCGGATCTAGCACAGGTTCCACATCAAGCACAGGTTCCggatcaaccacaggttccggTTCTACATCAACCACGAAGACTGTAACTGAAGGTGGTTCCCAAACCAGCTCCGGAACAACCAAAACAACCGGATCAACCATAGGTTCCGGCTCAACCACAGGTTCCTCatcaaccacaggttccggatcaaccacaggttccggatcaaccacaggttccGCATCAGCCACAGGTTCCGGCTCAACCACAGGTTCCGGTTCTACATCAACCACGAAGACTGTAACAGAAGGTGGTTCCCAAACCAGCTCCGGAACAACCAAAACAACCggatcaaccacaggttccggctcaaccacaggttcctcatcaaccacaggttccggCTCAACGACAGGAACCGGATCAACCACAGGAACTGGCTCAACCACATCTTCTGGATCGACCACAGGTTCCGGATCAACCACAGGAACCGGTTCTACATCAACCACGAAGACTGTAACTGAAGGTGGTTCCCAAACAACCAAAACCAGCTCAACCACAGGTTCCggatcaaccacaggttccggCTCAACCACAGGAACCGGATCAACCTCAAGTACTGGATCAACATCTACCACGAAGACTGTAACTGAAAGTGGTTCCggatcaaccacaggttccggCTCAACCAAATCTTCTGGATCAACCACAGGAACCGGATCAACGACAGGAACCGGATCAACCACAGGAACTGGCTCAACCACATCTTCTGGATCGACCACAGGTTCCGGATCAACCACAGGAACCGGTTCTACATCAACCACGAAGACTGTAACTGAAGGTGGTTCCCAAACAACCAAAACCAGCTCAACCACAGGTTCCggatcaaccacaggttccggCTCAACCACAGGAACCGGATCAACCTCAAGTACTGGATCAACATCTACCACGAAGACTGTAACTGAAAGTGGTTCCAAAACCGACTCTGGATCAACCAAAACAACCGGATCAACCACAGGAACCggatcaaccacaggttccggATCAACCACAGGAACTGGATCAACCACAGGAACCggatcaaccacaggttccTCATCAACCACAGGTTCCGCATCAGCCACAGGTTCCGGCTCAACCACAGGTTCCGGTTCTACATCAACCACGAAGACTGTAACAGAAGGTGGTTCCCAAACCAGCTCCGGAACAACCAAAACAACCggatcaaccacaggttccggctcaaccacaggttcctcatcaaccacaggttccggctcaaccacaggttccggctcaaccacaggttcctcatcaaccacaggttccggCTCAACCACAGGTTCCGGCTCAACCACAGGTTCCGCATCAGCCACAGGAACCGGATCTAGCACAGGTTCCGGATCAACCACAGGAACCGGATCTACATCAACCACGAAGACTGTAACTGAAAGTGGTTCTCAAACCAGCTCCGGAACAACCAAAACAACCGGATCAACCACAGAAACTGGATCGACCACAGGTTCCGGATCAACCACTGGTTCCggatcaaccacaggttccggCTCAACCACATCTTCTGGATCAACCACAGGAACCGGATCAACGACAGGTTCCggatcaaccacaggttccggCTCAACCACAGGTTCCGCATCAGCCACAGGTTCCGGCTCAACCACAGGTTCCGGTTCTACATCAACCACGAAGACTGTAACAGAAGGTGGTTCCCAAACCAGCTCCGGAACAACCAAAACAACCggatcaaccacaggttccggctcaaccacaggttcctcatcaaccacaggttccggCTCAACCACAGGTTCTGGCTCAACCACAGGTTCCTCatcaaccacaggttccggCTCAACCACAGGTTCCGGCTCAACCACAGGTTCCGCATCAGCCACAGGAACCGGATCTAGCACAGGTTCCGGATCAACCACAGGAACCGGATCTACATCAACCACGAAGACTGTAACTGAAAGTGGTTCTCAAACCAGCTCCGGAACAACCAAAACAACCGGATCAACCACAGAAACCGGCTCGACCACAGGTTCCGGATCAACCACTGGTTCCGGCTCAACTACAGGTTCCGGTTCTACATCAACCACGAATACTGTAACTGAAAGTGGTTCGCAAAACGACTCCGGAACAACCAAAACAACCGGATCAACCACAGGTTCTGGATCAACCACATCTTCCggatcaaccacaggttccTCATCAACCACAG GTTCCGGATCAACCACAGGAACCGGATCAACCACAGGAACTggatcaaccacaggttccTCATCAACCACAGGTTCTGGATCAACCACAGGAACCGGATCAACCACATCTTCCggatcaaccacaggttccggATCAACAACAGGTTCCGGCTCAACCACAGGTTCCGCTTCTACATCAACCACGAAGACTGTAACTGAAGGTGGTTCCCAAACCAGCTCCGGAACAACCAAAACAACCGGATCAACCACAGGAACCGGATCAACCTCAGGTTCCGGCTCAACCACAGGTTCCggatcaaccacaggttccTCATCTACAACAGGTTCCggatcaaccacaggttcctcatcaaccacaggttccggctcaaccacaggttcctcatcaaccacaggttccggATCAACCACAGGAAGTggatcaaccacaggttccggATCAACCACAGCAACTGGATCTACCACAGGTTCCTCATCTACAACAGGTTCCggatcaaccacaggttcctcatcaaccacaggttccggCTCAACCACTGGTTCCTCatcaaccacaggttccggATCTACATCAACCACGAAGACTGTAACTGAAGGTGGTTCCCAAACCAGCTCCGGAACAACCAAAACAACCGGCTCAACCACATCTTCTggatcaaccacaggttccggCTCAACCACAG GTTCCGGATCAGCCACAGGTTCAGGATCAGCCACAGGTTCAGGATCAGCCACAGGTTCCGGATCAGCCACAGGTTCCTCATCTACAACAGGTTCCggatcaaccacaggttcctcatcaaccacaggttccggATCAACCACAGGAAGTggatcaaccacaggttccggATCAACCACAGGAACTGGATCTACCACAGGTTCCTCATCTACAACAGGTTCCggatcaaccacaggttcctcatcaaccacaggttccggCTCAACCACTGGTTCCTCatcaaccacaggttccggATCAACCACAGGAAGTggatcaaccacaggttccggATCAACCACAGGAACTGGATCTAGCACATCTTCCGGATCAGGAACTGGATCAACCACATCTTCTGGATCAACCACAGGCTCCGGATCAACCACAGGCTCCTCATCAAATACAGGATCCTCATCAGCCACAGGTTCCGGATCAGCTAACTCTGGTACAGGTTCAAATAACGGCTATGGAGATGAATATACAAAGATTTCATCAACCAACGAAAGTAGCGATTTCTCAGACGGCTCAGAAGACAGCTATAATCAGAAGAAAGTAGAAAATGGCAAGACAATCGAAGCTTCTGGCTCTAAAGTGGAAGAATCAGAAGGTAACTCAGCCTCTTCATCTTACTCAGAAGAGAGGAAGAACCGTGATGGATCCTACTCTAAGGTAGAGAAGAAATCGTCGAATGATGCTGAGAGTAACAGTAGTGTAGCTGATGAAAGCAAATCGGAGACCAGCTCTGATGGCTCTTTCCACTCTCAGAAGCATCACCACGTCAGTCATTCTTCAAAGAAGAGTAGCTCAGACAGTAGCTATTCTTACTCGTCAAATTAA